The Arcobacter sp. LA11 genome includes a region encoding these proteins:
- a CDS encoding response regulator, translating to MNNKNLRILIVDDEPLITMFIKRVIENMGHIVVGICKDGESALSTINKEKPNIVFMDINIKGPLDGISVIKKNSNQDLSVIYVSSYSEQDILDEALSTNPTNYLIKPIKEEDVKIAITLAKQKFQKQNYKPKKNIEKKHLIFSEELYYDYDLKELFLKKTPVALSMTEKKMLDIFIRNKNINLSIDMIRDDTWKDKKVSDSTIRDHISNLRKKNPLLPIQTNFGRGYTLVVN from the coding sequence TTGAATAACAAAAACCTTAGAATTCTTATTGTAGATGACGAACCTCTTATTACTATGTTTATCAAACGTGTTATTGAAAACATGGGTCATATAGTTGTAGGTATTTGTAAAGATGGAGAGAGTGCTTTAAGCACTATCAATAAAGAAAAGCCTAATATTGTATTTATGGATATAAATATTAAAGGCCCACTTGATGGTATTAGTGTTATTAAAAAAAACTCTAATCAAGATTTATCAGTTATATATGTAAGTTCATACAGTGAGCAAGATATTTTAGATGAAGCACTATCAACTAACCCTACAAACTATCTTATAAAACCTATAAAAGAAGAAGATGTAAAAATAGCAATCACACTTGCAAAACAAAAATTTCAAAAACAAAATTATAAACCAAAAAAAAATATAGAAAAAAAACATCTTATTTTTTCAGAAGAGTTATATTATGATTATGATTTAAAAGAATTGTTCTTAAAAAAGACTCCTGTTGCACTATCTATGACAGAAAAAAAGATGCTTGATATTTTCATAAGAAATAAAAATATTAATTTATCTATTGATATGATTAGAGATGACACATGGAAAGATAAAAAAGTCTCAGATTCTACGATTAGAGATCATATAAGTAATTTACGTAAAAAGAACCCGTTACTCCCTATCCAAACTAATTTTGGTAGAGGGTATACATTGGTTGTAAACTAA
- a CDS encoding transporter substrate-binding domain-containing protein: MFYFNFLIKFFFIFWFLIPILSSAQEIEILTEEFPPYNYNYNDKPVGISTEITQEILKRLKQNHTIKIVPWTKAYNHVLKNKNTMLFSTTRTKEREELFKWVGPLVPNNIVLFAKKGTNRAIKTLMDAKKVQKIGVYKDDSGEQILSKEGFTNLDSVLDNKLNLQKLSRGEIDLWIINEVTGEHMIRETGLSNEIEKVLDVKRYYMYLAFNKNTPDETIIKWQNTLDNIKVDGTYTQIFSNWIMFSYSQDLKPNKIVLNKEERDWIDKHPIIRVAPDPDYAPFQYTDRNEQSQGLANDYLSIIEKKLGIKFEFTLSKSWNESLDSVKNKTADMVVVAAKTKERQKYMSYTSPYSKFSDLIITRKNNPKIESIVQLYDRTLGTIEGFAINDYIRKYYPNIKLVFKTNIESLLQSVSTGEVYATVINVATASHAIEKSNITNLRMDGDTGFTYELSFASRNDWPILNTLLEKALSSISVQERKELLRKWISVTYEPIKAESASVSLTDEEKIWLKKHPIITAAPDSNWAPVEFFNKDGKYSGMAAEYIAIIEKKLGIKFHILRMENWDSILKKAYNKEIDIVTAIAKTPRRAEKLSFTDSYLTLPSVIVVNNKEARELNMNDLKNKTVAVVSGYAVQEYIEREYPEINLELVSSTEEGLQKVSYEGVYAFIGSIATVSHIIEKDVRPNIHIAGDAGYSYNLSLSTPKSLPILNNILSKALKSITKEERHKIFSKWILLKKDPWKPSKEQIIAFIAFIVILFIFAIIIWNRILRKKVIQRTEELNENIRISEQLRKKADIAQAKAEYADKAKSEFLASMSHEIRTPMNAIIGMADILSKTKLSKEQHEYVNIFQNASNNLLNIINDILDLSKIESKHFNLEMNSFNFYELVEETCSLMAVKAHESNLELIYQIADSVPVFITGDSMRLRQVLNNLLANAIKFTKSGEVFLDVKTNNNDIDGLILEFCIFDTGIGIPENKKEIIFEYFSQADSSTTRNFGGTGLGLPICKNLIKKMGGDIYIKDNPKGGSIFCFTIKTEVKLEIQNQNQEILLKENGDKIKILLIDDNKTNRQTIKTTLINWGIYVQESDNGFTALELIEKSCVHKNEYDLILLDSNMPNKNGFEVVKSLQNDSNTISKIILMLTSNNINEQISELKTLGIKEYILKPVKRPSLREAIENIILDEYKLIKTRNNSNKKDVLQEKIESLNILLAEDDPINIKVATLMLEKNNHKVTPVLNGIEAVKAFETNHYDLIFMDITMREMDGYEATKIIRQKEKKLSTHIPIIALTALVFNEDKLKCLEAGMDAYISKPFYEKDLTKAITEIFAKRRIEKDDIEIINKKDALSRADNSMEILKEMAEVYFIFAEEQLIELKKAIKEDNIKEVQIISHTLKGSLSMIGSITAYQTASKLEKAAKNEQLIDIPILYDKLLIDIKIFNKNLHKFIKN; this comes from the coding sequence ATGTTTTACTTCAACTTCTTAATCAAATTTTTCTTTATATTTTGGTTTTTAATACCTATATTATCTTCTGCACAAGAGATTGAAATACTAACAGAAGAGTTCCCTCCTTATAACTATAATTACAATGATAAACCAGTAGGAATATCAACAGAGATCACTCAAGAAATTCTAAAAAGATTAAAACAAAACCACACTATAAAAATAGTTCCATGGACAAAAGCATATAATCATGTTTTAAAAAATAAAAATACAATGCTTTTTTCTACTACAAGAACAAAAGAGAGAGAAGAATTATTTAAATGGGTGGGACCTCTTGTTCCAAATAACATAGTTTTATTTGCTAAAAAAGGAACTAATAGAGCCATAAAAACATTAATGGATGCAAAAAAAGTTCAAAAAATTGGTGTATATAAAGATGATTCAGGAGAACAGATACTAAGTAAAGAAGGATTTACTAATCTTGATTCAGTATTAGACAATAAACTAAACCTACAAAAGTTATCCCGTGGAGAGATTGATTTATGGATTATAAATGAAGTAACAGGGGAGCATATGATTAGAGAAACTGGTCTCTCTAATGAAATAGAAAAAGTTCTTGATGTAAAAAGATACTATATGTATCTAGCTTTTAATAAAAATACTCCTGATGAAACAATAATAAAATGGCAAAATACCCTTGATAATATTAAAGTAGATGGAACATACACTCAAATCTTTAGTAATTGGATTATGTTTTCTTACTCTCAAGATTTAAAACCAAATAAAATAGTTTTAAATAAAGAAGAACGAGATTGGATAGATAAACATCCTATTATACGTGTTGCTCCGGATCCTGATTATGCTCCATTCCAATATACAGATAGAAATGAACAATCACAAGGTCTTGCAAATGACTATTTATCAATTATTGAAAAAAAGCTAGGTATTAAATTTGAATTTACATTAAGTAAAAGCTGGAATGAATCCCTTGACTCAGTAAAAAATAAAACTGCAGATATGGTAGTCGTTGCGGCAAAAACAAAAGAACGTCAAAAATATATGTCATATACATCTCCGTATTCGAAGTTTTCTGATTTAATTATTACTCGTAAGAATAATCCAAAAATAGAATCTATTGTACAACTATATGACCGAACACTTGGAACAATTGAAGGGTTTGCTATAAATGATTATATTAGAAAATATTATCCAAATATTAAACTAGTATTTAAAACAAATATTGAGTCTTTACTACAAAGTGTTTCAACAGGAGAAGTATATGCAACAGTTATTAATGTAGCAACAGCAAGTCATGCCATAGAAAAATCAAATATCACAAATCTTAGAATGGATGGAGATACGGGATTTACATATGAATTGTCCTTTGCATCAAGAAATGATTGGCCAATATTAAATACCTTACTAGAAAAGGCATTATCTTCTATTAGTGTACAAGAGAGAAAAGAACTACTTCGTAAATGGATTTCTGTTACATATGAACCTATAAAAGCTGAAAGTGCTTCTGTATCACTTACGGATGAAGAAAAAATATGGCTTAAAAAACATCCTATTATAACAGCTGCACCAGATTCAAATTGGGCACCTGTAGAATTTTTTAATAAAGATGGAAAATATTCAGGTATGGCTGCTGAATATATAGCAATAATTGAAAAAAAGCTAGGTATTAAATTTCATATTTTAAGAATGGAAAATTGGGATAGTATTCTAAAAAAAGCATATAATAAAGAGATAGATATTGTAACTGCCATCGCAAAAACACCAAGAAGAGCGGAGAAACTATCTTTTACAGATTCATATTTGACTTTACCTTCAGTTATAGTAGTCAATAATAAAGAAGCTCGTGAACTAAATATGAATGATTTAAAAAACAAAACCGTTGCTGTAGTATCAGGATACGCTGTACAAGAATATATAGAAAGAGAATATCCAGAAATAAACTTAGAACTTGTTTCAAGTACAGAAGAAGGTTTACAAAAAGTATCTTATGAAGGAGTGTATGCATTTATTGGTAGTATAGCTACGGTTTCACATATTATTGAAAAAGATGTTAGACCTAATATCCATATAGCAGGAGATGCAGGATACAGTTATAATTTATCATTATCTACACCAAAAAGTTTACCCATATTAAATAATATTCTTTCAAAAGCTCTTAAATCTATAACAAAAGAAGAGAGACATAAGATTTTCTCAAAATGGATATTACTAAAAAAAGATCCTTGGAAACCCTCAAAAGAACAGATTATAGCTTTCATTGCATTTATTGTTATCTTATTTATTTTTGCAATTATTATTTGGAATAGAATACTTAGAAAAAAAGTAATACAAAGAACAGAAGAATTAAATGAAAATATACGTATCTCAGAACAACTGAGAAAAAAAGCAGATATTGCGCAAGCAAAAGCTGAATATGCAGATAAAGCAAAAAGCGAATTTTTAGCTTCAATGAGTCATGAAATACGTACACCAATGAATGCAATTATTGGTATGGCAGATATTTTATCAAAAACCAAACTATCTAAAGAACAACATGAATATGTAAATATTTTTCAAAATGCATCTAATAACCTACTTAATATCATCAATGATATACTTGATTTATCAAAAATAGAATCTAAACATTTTAATCTAGAAATGAATTCTTTTAATTTTTATGAGTTAGTAGAAGAAACTTGCTCCTTAATGGCAGTAAAAGCACATGAAAGCAATTTGGAACTAATATATCAAATAGCAGACTCTGTTCCAGTATTTATAACTGGTGATTCTATGAGATTAAGACAAGTACTAAATAACTTACTAGCAAATGCAATAAAATTTACAAAAAGTGGAGAAGTTTTTTTAGATGTAAAAACTAATAATAACGACATAGATGGACTTATTTTAGAGTTTTGTATCTTTGATACAGGAATTGGTATCCCAGAAAATAAAAAAGAGATAATATTTGAATACTTTTCACAAGCTGACTCTTCAACAACACGTAACTTTGGAGGAACAGGGCTTGGTTTACCAATATGTAAAAACTTAATTAAAAAAATGGGAGGAGATATCTATATAAAAGATAACCCTAAAGGTGGAAGTATCTTTTGTTTTACAATAAAAACTGAAGTAAAATTAGAAATACAAAATCAAAATCAAGAGATTTTATTAAAAGAAAATGGTGATAAAATAAAAATACTCCTTATTGATGACAATAAAACTAATCGTCAAACAATAAAGACTACTCTTATAAATTGGGGAATATATGTACAAGAATCAGATAATGGTTTTACAGCCTTAGAACTAATTGAAAAATCATGTGTACATAAAAATGAATATGATTTAATACTATTAGATTCTAATATGCCAAATAAAAATGGCTTTGAAGTCGTAAAATCTTTACAAAATGATTCTAATACAATTTCTAAGATAATACTTATGCTCACCTCAAATAATATTAATGAGCAAATATCTGAACTAAAAACTCTTGGAATAAAAGAATATATTTTAAAACCAGTAAAAAGGCCTTCTCTTAGAGAAGCTATAGAAAATATAATACTTGATGAATATAAATTAATTAAAACAAGAAATAATTCAAATAAAAAAGATGTACTCCAAGAAAAAATAGAATCTTTGAATATATTACTTGCAGAAGATGATCCAATAAATATAAAAGTAGCAACATTAATGTTGGAGAAAAATAATCACAAAGTAACCCCAGTTCTTAATGGAATAGAAGCAGTTAAAGCATTTGAAACAAATCATTATGATCTTATATTTATGGATATTACTATGAGAGAAATGGATGGATATGAAGCCACAAAAATAATCAGACAAAAAGAAAAAAAGTTATCTACACATATTCCAATAATTGCCTTAACTGCTCTTGTATTTAATGAGGATAAATTAAAATGCCTTGAAGCAGGAATGGATGCTTATATATCAAAACCATTTTATGAGAAAGACCTAACAAAAGCTATTACAGAGATATTCGCAAAGAGAAGGATAGAAAAAGATGATATTGAAATTATAAATAAAAAAGATGCTTTATCTAGAGCTGACAACAGTATGGAAATTTTAAAAGAAATGGCAGAAGTTTATTTTATATTTGCAGAAGAACAACTAATAGAATTAAAAAAAGCAATAAAAGAAGATAATATAAAAGAAGTACAAATAATATCACATACATTAAAAGGTTCTTTAAGTATGATTGGTAGTATTACTGCATATCAAACTGCTTCAAAACTAGAAAAAGCAGCTAAAAATGAACAACTAATTGATATACCAATATTATATGATAAACTGTTAATTGACATTAAAATTTTTAATAAAAATTTACATAAATTTATTAAAAACTAA
- a CDS encoding alpha/beta fold hydrolase: MKEKIYLLPGLMTDERLWERLIPFLEDEYELIHLPIPLTDDFDEATLQLESIIKDEKINLLGFSLGAYVAIHFTIKNPSRVNRLFLVAGTPSKMKESEVEKRKQTLKQMNNMGFKGLSRHKVISLLEESNQNDEELISIVKNMFSDLGEKVYNIQMNSTFKRKALHNELISLDLPIKFFYSTEDRLFTHRSLDNFTDEHKHITKVSRKGTSHMIPLEVPEKLSFEIRDWMK, encoded by the coding sequence ATGAAAGAAAAAATATACTTACTTCCTGGTCTTATGACAGATGAAAGATTATGGGAAAGATTGATACCTTTTTTAGAAGATGAATATGAATTGATACATCTTCCTATTCCATTAACTGATGATTTTGATGAAGCAACTTTACAGTTAGAAAGTATTATAAAAGATGAAAAGATAAACCTTTTAGGTTTTTCTCTTGGCGCATATGTGGCAATACATTTTACTATCAAAAATCCAAGTAGAGTAAATAGACTTTTTCTAGTTGCAGGAACTCCAAGTAAGATGAAAGAATCAGAAGTAGAAAAAAGAAAGCAAACTTTAAAACAGATGAATAATATGGGCTTTAAAGGATTATCTAGACATAAAGTAATATCTTTACTAGAAGAATCAAATCAAAATGATGAAGAGTTAATAAGTATAGTCAAAAATATGTTTTCAGACTTAGGTGAAAAAGTTTATAATATTCAGATGAATAGTACCTTTAAAAGAAAAGCCCTACATAACGAACTGATTTCTTTAGATTTGCCAATTAAATTTTTCTATAGCACAGAAGATAGGCTTTTTACCCATAGGTCATTGGATAATTTTACCGATGAACATAAACATATTACAAAAGTATCTAGAAAAGGAACAAGTCATATGATACCGTTAGAAGTTCCTGAAAAACTTAGTTTTGAAATTAGAGATTGGATGAAATAA
- a CDS encoding NYN domain-containing protein — protein sequence MSDNKTVKLAVLIDADNAQASLVAELLAEVAKFGVASIKRAYGDWTTTNLKQWKEHLNKHAIQPIQQFSYTTGKNATDASLIIDAMDILHENSLDGFCLISSDSDFTRLATRIRESGLIVYGFGEKKTPEAFIAACDKFVFTEILREKKDPENKDESDNTQLRPIVISAINAVSKDDGWARLSTVGGYINKNNPSFDSRNYGYDKLGKLIRNLNYIVIDERKFNDDSNNVHIYIRIRD from the coding sequence ATGTCAGATAACAAAACAGTGAAACTTGCTGTATTAATAGATGCAGATAATGCACAAGCTTCACTTGTAGCTGAATTACTTGCAGAAGTTGCAAAATTTGGAGTTGCTAGTATTAAAAGAGCTTATGGTGATTGGACTACAACAAATTTAAAACAGTGGAAAGAGCATCTGAATAAACATGCTATTCAACCAATACAACAGTTTTCTTATACTACAGGAAAAAATGCTACAGATGCATCTTTAATTATAGATGCGATGGATATTTTACATGAAAATAGTTTAGATGGTTTTTGTTTGATTTCTTCAGATAGTGATTTTACAAGACTTGCAACAAGAATTAGAGAATCAGGATTAATTGTATATGGTTTTGGAGAGAAGAAAACACCTGAGGCTTTCATTGCTGCTTGTGATAAGTTTGTTTTTACAGAAATTTTAAGAGAGAAAAAAGATCCTGAAAATAAAGATGAATCTGATAATACTCAACTTAGACCTATAGTAATATCAGCTATTAATGCAGTTTCAAAAGATGATGGATGGGCTAGACTTTCCACAGTAGGAGGTTATATTAATAAAAATAATCCTTCTTTTGATTCGCGAAATTATGGGTATGATAAATTAGGTAAATTAATAAGAAATTTAAATTATATTGTTATTGATGAACGAAAGTTTAATGATGACTCTAATAATGTTCATATTTATATTAGAATAAGAGATTAA